The following are encoded together in the Trichomycterus rosablanca isolate fTriRos1 chromosome 19, fTriRos1.hap1, whole genome shotgun sequence genome:
- the micos10 gene encoding MICOS complex subunit MIC10 isoform X1, translating to MSEKELGQKWDRCLADCAVKVGAGLGLGIVLSVVFFKRRTFPISFGTGAGLGMAYSNCQNDLRAPYLLNSTVNKEL from the exons ATGTCTGAGAAAGAGCTGGGACAGAAATGGGACCGCTGCCTGGCAGACTGTGCTGTTAAAGTCG GTGCTGGTCTTGGTTTAGGAATTGTCCTTTCTGTTGTGTTCTTTAAAC GAAGGACGTTTCCAATTTCATTCGGCACAGGAGCAGGACTTGGCATGGCTTACTCCAACTGCCAGAATGACCTGAGGGCACCATATCTACTAAACAGTACAGTTAATAAG GAGCTCTGA
- the sike1 gene encoding suppressor of IKBKE 1, producing the protein MSCTLEKVLSDARTLLERLKEHDVAAESLIEQSSALSHRVHSMKEVGNALPDKYIEASLENQELSKSKPHILLTQENTQIKELQKENKELWLSLEEHQYALELIMGRYRKQMLQLMMGKKELDTKPMLNLHEDHAKEVQSQLERICEMGQVMRRAVQVDDQHYCSVKERLAQLETENKELRDLLAISKNMLKPQREEPTQPDTESQPKLIDKN; encoded by the exons ATGTCGTGCACATTAGAGAAGGTGCTGAGCGATGCTCGGACTTTACTGGAAAGATTAAAGGAAcatgatgttgcagcagaaaGTCTGATAGAACAGTCCAGTGCTCTCAGTCACAGAGTTCACAGCATGAAGGAGGTCGGGAATGCTCTGCCTGATAAG tATATAGAGGCAAGTTTGGAAAATCAGGAGCTGTCCAAATCCAAACCTCACATTCTGCTGACCCAGGAGAACACCCAGATCAAGGAACTTCAGAAAGAAAACAAGG AACTTTGGCTTTCTTTGGAAGAGCACCAGTATGCTCTGGAGTTGATCATGGGTCGATACCGCAAACAAATGCTTCAGCTGATGATGGGAAAGAAGGAGCTGGACACCAAGCCTATGCTTAATCTTCATGAGGACCATGCAAAG GAGGTGCAAAGCCAGCTAGAGCGGATTTGTGAGATGGGCCAGGTGATGCGAAGAGCAGTACAGGTGGATGACCAGCACTACTGCTCTGTAAAAGAGCGTCTGGCACAACTAGAG ACTGAAAACAAGGAGCTGCGAGACCTCTTGGCCATCAGCAAGAACATGTTGAAACCACAGCGAGAAGAACCCACTCAACCAGACACAGAGTCTCAACCTAAACTTATTGACAAGAACTGA
- the si:ch211-197l9.2 gene encoding microtubule cross-linking factor 2, translating to MTKAKVKINPLVCADVMNQAQSKTKDADNKSVGKRCSSGISEPTVNGKEPKRNEKARQTAPGSLKTRNKTSGRRKGPDGSSKDCNTSTTMDSGSEKSLSASDENKASNNHAQSFRSQAAMEEEKVIDCYDLSSSRNNRIPIPALGIGERSSSPFPSTDRQWNLSALWELDGNGAHEDLQKEIDELRSENEYLKDEMEELRSEMLEMRDLYMEEDMYQLQDLKQQLDQANKTCRILQYRLRKAERRSLRVAQTGQVDGELIRTLEHDVRVAKSVSLRLHRELEAVQKKSSQLEWENEELREQLQNLEVAKQVLEAEMDKTKAVFSQNSLKRRSLKSTNSRSEKKLTAQDDSADLKCQLHFAKEESALMCKKLTMMAVDCESLRGELSKYRLHYGDLDVTQATSSITNASHMHEAEVKNHLRLVEEEATLLSRRIVELEVENRGLKAEMNDMQDKIGLSQEVKDEVTIPVSVEQYEETKKDLDHEHSKSKEGTGGNVHLDDVTQILREELISVERNHFEDQDNSGDNEEFNTKVPCEQGSVLSQKDLDDFIAVRDQAMLVRSIIHFLIPPANNGFLPILNHDLLPSVPVLNNLEVDSQCSSNPCGVNPMLSPLTNGLDVLQAQLKTIVTKVEVLVNSVPTNHETHLISGKDKEANTEKILETNMQDVKQCPDEEIICHPKDSNGQSCNLDSLELLTSQLHWILQQWRQGKRSAEECLSESNGFKTLLKECETYSVNLKESQSTQTLKKNWLYLSREAALMDRENPHKTWDCPIMPPSCSELNLKKTTTQKSHTAPERTTLRIYYSPPSARRIYLSAMTTGNEESLKQQERQEKSIHHSPSNDTNEANVYDNWQDTLPFQWRSLIEEGQFATTSSNSSSGFQSPGVSSPSCLPLSGWEVSSNLSDDMKEMTASVLERQKGKDSIIHAVGVVSTGTQTQAQSGLNSDQLQTESSKSSYSRKHRPSKVTSFVFPRPQSISASLEKMSGALEKLPFSSTSPKPRQRHSSSSTFYSSSSSSNFSNSSSSLTSSSLSTSSSLTTSTRLETSRERSVWGVPQSTSSSSARARLSATLPGSTLDRSSDISASQKTAETNKYGLVQVFFHNVCGRGEKPNPTGNKVPVVRRDYSGLKKAEGPVSPNSRVPLVRNDSVTRIVNRRFIKQNRKDAPGPGQTETQGQCRNQTKTPKSKDKGFGTVTLEDGSCGCSSRTLASCFARVSRTNHRHTQSHCKPCLSAAGGNGNVLSR from the exons ATGACGAAAGCTAAAGTCAAGATCAACCCTCTAGTTTGCGCAGACGTTATGAACCAAGCGCAATCCAAAACTAAAGATGCTGATAACAAATCAGTCGGTAAGCGCTGTTCAAGCGGCATTTCTGAACCCACAGTCAATGGAAAAGAACCCAAACGCAATGAGAAAGCCCGACAAACAGCTCCGGGATCTCTGAAGACTCGCAATAAAACGTCCGGCCGGAGAAAAGGACCTGATGGCTCGAGTAAAGACTGTAATACATCTACAACCATGGATAGTGGTTCAGAAAAATCACTCTCCGCATCTGATGAGAATAAGGCATCTAATAACCATGCGCAAAGTTTTAGGAGTCAAGCAGCAATGGAAGAAGAAAAAGTAATTGATTGCTACGACCTCAGTTCATCACGGAATAACAGAATCCCGATCCCAGCACTTGGTATTGGAGAGAGAAGTAGTTCTCCCTTCCCTTCCACTGACCGCCAATGGAACCTGAGCGCTCTGTGGGAGCTCGATGGAAACGGAGCGCACGAAGACCTGCAGAAGGAAATCGATGAGTTAAGATCAGAAAACGAATATTTAAAG gATGAGATGGAGGAACTGCGCTCAGAGATGCTGGAGATGAGAGACCTTTACATGGAGGAGGACATGTACCAGCTACAGGACCTCAAGCAGCAGCTGGACCAGGCCAACAAAACATGTCGCATCCTGCAGTACCGGCTCCGCAAGGCTGAGAGACGTAGCCTACGTGTTGCCCAGACGGGCCAGGTGGATGGCGAGCTTATCCGTACCCTGGAGCATGATGTTCGG GTAGCAAAAAGTGTGTCCCTTCGCCTGCATAGAGAGCTAGAAGCAGTGCAGAAGAAGAGCTCTCAGCTGGAGTGGGAGAATGAGGAGCTGCGAGAACAACTCCAAAACCTAGAGGTGGCCAAGCAGGTCCTGGAGGCTGAAATGGACAAAACCAAAGCG GTGTTTTCCCAGAATTCCCTTAAGAGAAGAAGTTTAAAATCAACAAACAGCAGGAGTGAAAAGAAGCTCACTGCACAG GATGATAGTGCAGATCTAAAATGCCAGCTTCATTTTGCCAAAGAAGAGTCAGCCCTCATGTGCAAAAAATTAACTATGATGGCTGTTGACTGTGAAAGCCTAAGAGGGGAGCTGTCCAAATACAGACTGCATTATGGTGACTTAGATGTGACGCAGGCTACTTCAAGTATCACTAACGCTTCCCACATGCATGAAGCAGAGGTAAAAAATCATCTTCGTCTCGTGGAAGAAGAAGCCACACTGCTAAGCCGTCGAATTGTGGAGCTGGAAGTGGAGAACCGAGGCCTAAAAGCAGAGATGAATGACATGCAAGACAAAATTGGATTAAGCCAAGAAGTGAAAGATGAAGTAACCATACCTGTCTCTGTGGAACAATATGAGGAAACTAAAAAAGACCTGGATCATGAACATTCAAAATCTAAAGAGGGAACTGGTGGAAATGTTCACTTAGATGATGTAACGCAGATCCTCAGAGAGGAACTAATAAGTGTGGAGAGGAACCATTTTGAAGACCAGGATAATTCTGGTGACAATGAAGAGTTTAATACAAAGGTCCCATGTGAGCAGGGCAGCGTTCTCAGCCAGAAAGACCTAGATGATTTCATTGCAGTTCGTGACCAGGCTATGCTAGTTAGATCAATCATCCATTTTCTAATACCTCCAGCAAACAATGGTTTCTTACCAATATTAAACCATGATCTTCTCCCTAGCGTTCCTGTTCTCAACAATCTGGAAGTTGATTCCCAGTGCTCATCTAATCCATGCGGTGTGAACCCCATGTTAAGTCCCCTTACCAATGGACTAGACGTGCTGCAAGCCCAGCTAAAGACCATTGTCACAAAGGTAGAAGTTCTTGTGAATTCAGTGCCCACTAACCATGAAACACACCTGATATcaggaaaagacaaagaagcaaatacagaaaaaatacTGGAAACAAATATGCAGGATGTGAAGCAATGTCCTGATGAGGAAATTATTTGCCATCCCAAAGACAGTAATGGACAGAGCTGTAACTTGGACAGTCTTGAGCTACTTACATCACAACTGCACTGGATTCTCCAGCAGTGGCGTCAAGGAAAAAGATCTGCTGAAGAGTGCTTGTCTGAG TCAAATGGATTCAAGACGCTTCTAAAAGAATGTGAAACATATAG TGTGAATCTCAAAGAGAGCCAATCAACACAGACACTTAAGAAGAACTGGTTATACCTGAGCCGAGAGGCAGCTTTGATGGACAGAGAAAATCCTCACAAGACCTGGGACTGTCCCATCATGCCACCCAGTTGTTCTGAGCTAAATCTAAAGAAGACAACTACTCAGAAAAGCCACACAGCTCCAGAGAGAACCACTCTTCGTATTTACTATAGTCCCCCATCAGCACGCAGAATTTACCTGAGCGCTATGACAACAGGAAATGAAGAATCTTTAAAGCAACAGGAGAGACAAGAAAAAAGTATTCACCATTCCCCATCTAATGATACAAATGAAGCTAATGTCTATGACAACTGGCAAGATACTCTACCATTTCAGTGGCGAAGCTTAATAGAAGAGGGTCAGTTTGCTACAACTAGTTCAAATTCATCCTCTGGTTTCCAATCCCCTGGTGTTTCATCTCCATCTTGCTTGCCCCTGAGTGGATGGGAGGTCTCATCAAACCTAAGTGATGACATGAAAGAAATGACAGCCAGTGTGCTAGAAAGACAGAAAGGAAAGGACTCAATTATTCATGCTGTTGGAGTGGTTAGTACAGGAACCCAGACTCAGGCCCAATCAGGACTGAATAGTGATCAACTTCAGACTGAAAGCTCTAAAAGTTCATATTCACGTAAACATCGGCCATCAAAAGTCACTTCATTTGTGTTTCCTCGTCCCCAAAGCATCTCTGCTTCCTTAGAGAAAATGTCTGGGGCCTTGGAAAAGCTTCCCTTTAGCTCTACATCACCCAAACCTCGTCAAAGGCATTCAAGCTCTTCTACTTTTTACTCTAGCTCTTCTTCCTCCAACTTTTCAAACTCGTCCTCTTCTTTAACCTCATCTTCATTGTCCACCTCCTCATCTTTGACCACTTCCACCAGGCTGGAGACTTCCAGGGAACGAAGTGTATGGGGTGTTCCTCAGTCCACTTCTAGTTCATCAGCCCGGGCCCGCTTAAGTGCTACACTGCCTGGCTCAACATTGGACAGAAGCAGTGATATATCAGCTAGCCAGAAGACTGCAGAGACAAACAAGTATGGCCTGGTTCAAGTCTTTTTCCACAATGTGTGTGGCCGTGGAGAGAAACCAAATCCAACAGGGAACAAAGTACCAGTGGTACGCAGGGATTATTCTGGATTGAAAAAAGCAGAAGGGCCTGTCTCACCGAATTCTAGGGTGCCACTGGTGAGGAATGACAGTGTCACCAGAATAGTTAATCGCAGGTTTATAAAGCAGAATAGGAAGGATGCACCAGGACCTGGCCAAACAGAAACACAAGGGCAATGCCGAAACCAAACCAAGACACCCAAAAGTAAGGACAAGGGTTTTGGCACTGTTACTCTGGAG GATGGCTCCTGTGGCTGCAGCTCTCGAACCTTGGCCTCCTGCTTTGCTCGGGTGTCTCGCACCAACCATCGGCACACCCAGAGTCATTGTAAGCCCTGCCTCTCAGCAGCTGGTGGGAATGGGAATGTGCTTTCCCGGTAA
- the osbpl2a gene encoding oxysterol-binding protein-related protein 2 codes for MNSEEEFYDAETGLESDDSCEVSFKDALVSDAKRTSNGHVATENGVSKRRTTLPAPMFSRHEFSIWGFLKKCIGMELSKITMPVVFNEPLSFLQRLTEYMEHAYLIHKACTVSDSIERMQLVAAFAVSAVASQWDRTGKPFNPLLGETYELIREDEGYRLISEQVSHHPPISAFHAESLNQDFSFHGSIYPKLKFWGKSVEAEPKGTMTLELSKHNEAYTWMNPMCCVHNVILGQLWIEQYGTVEIVNHSTGDKCVLNFKPCGMFGKELHRVEGHIQDKSKKKHHIIYGKWTECLYTIEPKVYEANKKAEKKSGDSKEHKQELNTGGGADDADVMPDIQETVTMIPGSTLLWRITPRPAHSSQMYNFTSFTMTLNELEPGMEGVIAPTDCRLRPDIRAMENGDIETASQEKERLEEKQRAARKERAKDEEEWSTRWFNQGTNPYTGTSDWIFTGGYFDRNYSDLHNIY; via the exons ATGAACAGCGAGGAGGAGTTTTATGATGCGGAGACAG GTTTAGAATCTGATGACTCCTGTGAGGTCAGCTTTAAAGATGCCCTTGTGTCTGATGCCAAACGGACATCAAATGGACATGTAGCTACAGAGAATGGGGTGTCAAAGCGAAG AACAACACTACCTGCTCCGATGTTTTCCAGACATGAATTCAGTATTTGGGGCTTTCTGAAGAAATGCATTGGCATG GAGCTGTCCAAGATAACCATGCCAGTTGTTTTTAACGAGCCACTGAGCTTTCTCCAGAGACTTACAGAATATATGGAACATGCATACCTCATCCATAAAGCCTGCACAGTATCTGATTCAATAGAGCGAATGCAg CTTGTTGCTGCATTTGCTGTGtctgctgttgcctcacaatgGGACAGAACTGGAAAACCTTTTAACCCCTTGCTAGGAGAGACCTATGAACTCATAAG GGAGGATGAGGGTTACCGGCTAATCTCAGAGCAGGTTAGCCACCATCCACCGATCAGTGCTTTTCATGCTGAGTCTCTAAACCAAGACTTTTCCTTTCATGGCTCGATTTATCCTAAACTGAAGTTCTGGGGCAAGAGTGTTGAGGCAGAACCCAAAGGAACTATGACACTAGAACTGTCTAA GCACAATGAGGCTTACACTTGGATGAACCCCATGTGCTGTGTGCACAATGTTATCCTGGGCCAGCTGTGGATTGAGCAGTATGGAACAGTGGAGATAGTGAACCACAG CACTGGGGACAAGTGTGTGCTGAATTTTAAGCCATGTGGCATGTTTGGCAAAGAACTGCACCGGGTAGAAGGTCATATCCAGGATAAAAG TAAGAAGAAGCACCACATTATCTATGGCAAGTGGACTGAGTGCTTGTACACTATAGAGCCAAAGGTTTACGAAGCAAACAAGAAGGCAGAAAAGAAGAGTGGGGACTCCAAAGAACACAAGCAG gaACTGAATACCGGTGGTGGTGCTGATGATGCTGATGTTATGCCAGATATTCAGGAGACAGTCACCATGATCCCAGGCAGTACATTACTGTGGAGGATAACTCCACGACCAGCACACTCATCACAG ATGTATAATTTCACCAGCTTTACCATGACTCTTAATGAGCTGGAACCAGGTATGGAGGGAGTCATAGCCCCTACAGATTGTCGCCTGCGACCAGACATCAGAGCAATGGAAAATGGAGACATAG AAACTGCAAGTCAAGAGAAGGAACGGCTGGAGGAGAAGCAAAGAGCTGCACGGAAGGAACGTGCCAAAGATGAAGAAGAATGGTCTACCAG ATGGTTCAATCAAGGCACCAATCCTTATACAGGAACATCAGACTGGATCTTTACAGGTGGTTACTTTGACAGAAATTACTCGGACCTCCACAACATCTACTGA
- the micos10 gene encoding MICOS complex subunit MIC10 isoform X2: protein MSEKELGQKWDRCLADCAVKVGAGLGLGIVLSVVFFKRRTFPISFGTGAGLGMAYSNCQNDLRAPYLLNSTVNKS from the exons ATGTCTGAGAAAGAGCTGGGACAGAAATGGGACCGCTGCCTGGCAGACTGTGCTGTTAAAGTCG GTGCTGGTCTTGGTTTAGGAATTGTCCTTTCTGTTGTGTTCTTTAAAC GAAGGACGTTTCCAATTTCATTCGGCACAGGAGCAGGACTTGGCATGGCTTACTCCAACTGCCAGAATGACCTGAGGGCACCATATCTACTAAACAGTACAGTTAATAAG AGCTGA